One segment of Pelecanus crispus isolate bPelCri1 chromosome 2, bPelCri1.pri, whole genome shotgun sequence DNA contains the following:
- the RALA gene encoding ras-related protein Ral-A — protein sequence MAANKPKGQNSLALHKVIMVGSGGVGKSALTLQFMYDEFVEDYEPTKADSYRKKVVLDGEEVQIDILDTAGQEDYAAIRDNYFRSGEGFLCVFSITELESFAATADFREQILRVKEDENVPFLLVGNKSDLEDKRQVSVEEAKNRADQWNVNYVETSAKTRANVDKVFFDLMREIRARKMEDSKEKNGKKKRKSLAKRIRERCCIL from the exons ATGGCAGCAAATAAGCCTAAAGGACAGAATTCATTGGCTTTACACAAAGTCATCATGGTGGGAAGTGGTGGTGTAGGAAAATCTGCTTTAACACTACAGTTTATGTATGATGAG tttgttGAAGATTATGAGCCCACCAAAGCAGACAGCTACAGGAAAAAGGTGGTTCTGGATGGGGAAGAAGTCCAAATTGATATATTGgacacagcagggcaggaggactATGCTGCAATTAGAGACAACTACTTCCGAAGTGGAGAAGGCTTTCTTTGCGTCTTCTCTATTACAGAGCTGGAATCCTTTGCAGCAACTGCAGACTTCAG ggaGCAGATCTTAAGAGTAAAAGAAGATGAGAATGTTCCTTTTTTGCTAGTTGGTAACAAATCAGATTTGGAAGATAAAAGGCAAGTTTCTGTAGAGGAAGCAAAAAACAGAGCTGATCAGTGGAATGTTAATTATGTGGAAACTTCGGCAAAAACACGAGCTAATGTTGACAAG gtgttttttgATTTAATGAGAGAAATTAGAGccagaaaaatggaagacagcaaagaaaagaatgggaagaagaaaagaaaaagcctagCTAAAAGGATCAGAGAAAGATGTTGCATTTTATAA